A segment of the Anopheles cruzii chromosome 2, idAnoCruzAS_RS32_06, whole genome shotgun sequence genome:
cacacaaaaaatactCCTACTCGGTGTGCAAGCTTCCTTTTAATTCATGATCACCAGCGGACGGGCGCAAGAACTGTGTGTACTACCCCGCACCTACTCCTGGCAGACAAACTCCGACCAACCCACACAGggcgcacagacacacacacacacacagcgcactCGGACGCACCTTTTCGTATCGATCAGAATTTAACTTGTGCGTGATCCTCGCGAAAGTGCACAAGTTGATCCTCACTACTGCGACCAATAAAACGCATACGCATCCCGCAAAACTAGTAACAAATCGTAGCGCAGTAAGATTCAGAGCAAAAGATTCACTGCGTTGAAATTGCTGCTCGATTCGCTCGGATTTCTCTGAACATTCTTTCTTAATTCTGAACGCGCGAAGCCGTACAGAATCGCCACTCACGCAAAGGAACTCGCAGCTGCCCTcgctctgtcgctctctttcactcgctcgcAGGCCCCTCTCGTGTGGGCAATCCTGTACCGGAGACTTGTTCGGATTCACGAAAATACCAAAAGACGCCCGCACCGCAACCAGATGTGCACGTCGGGACACAATTGACAATATACACAGCAGAAAACGCACTCTCTCGCGGGCCACAACTCAATTTTCTGTGCGCCGCTAGTCAATTGTGGCACCACTACAGAAGACGACCGCCGGTGCCGAGGTACTGTGTAGTTGTGCATTGTTTTGCTACGGTCGGACCCCGGAATTTGCCTCGTTCCGTTCATTTACAAGCGCCCGGTGAAAATGGTACTATGATAACAACGTTCACTCTCGGCTATTGGGCTTTTACTTTTTTGCGGCCGACTTTGATTGAGAATATTCAGAGGCCGTTTATTATTAAGTTTCAAAGCAaacctgttttgttttcgaactctttttaaaaataactgaCCGTAAGTGGTTGAGAGAAGTGATATCGATTAAATATGCAAAACTTTCTCCAACTTTTTGCGGCCGACTTTGATTGAGAATATTCAGAGGCCGAATATGGCCGGTGTTATAGACGGTAAAGTAAAGCTAAaaagttttgattttgtttggtcgaatatttatgcaaaacacaaCGTCAAATGTCCTGCCGCAACACAACCCTGCGGCCgtcagctgttttgcttgctgcgatgcgtgtgttttgattgCATCCACACAATGGCGTTTGGGGGGTTCTTGCACATTGTTGTAACCCCTTAGCCCCGCACAgtggttccgtttcttcgAGGCGCGGTTGCGAGgaaaaaacacttttcttcCATTGGCGATTACAAAGTTTTACGTTTGATTCATCGATTGTTTTGCGGCTCAGTTTCCGTTGTGTATCCTCTTCCGTTTGCAATCCTCTTTGTTCACTGTTAAAGggacgtgtgcgtgtgtgtgtgtggggttcgAGTGCATTGCAACGAAAAACGGGACAGATTGCCCTTCCGTTGGTTTAGGATTCGATTTTCCTTCATGATTTTAGTTCGATAGTGCAGATTGTGCTTACCTTTCTACTGATTAATCATCTtgccacaaacacactgaTTGGAGCTGCACACCAGCAacacttttcgctttcgttccaCTAAAATGGCTGTGATCATAGTGCACCGTGCCGAAGCTTCGTGAACTGCGTCCCAAATCGCCCGCTAACATCGTGTAAGTAGCGCTGGCACGCTTGTTTCAGGGCTCGGGGTCACCATGCATAATCTCAGTAACGGcccgaaataatttattgattttctccTCCCCCACCAGCGGGGGAGAACAACGACGATGGTGCGCCGTGTGACCGTCAATAAAACACTTCCGTTTATCACCTTACAGCTCACCAAACGAACGTGACGATCGTGGTAATCTATTAGCGTTAAAGTGCAATGATAAATCTTTTACTACAAACTGGACGCCGCGTATAGTTGCGTCACTCTGTTACGGTCCCGTAAAGCTTAACGAGGAGAGGATCCACTCTCGGTGACAAGGAACCCGTGTCAATTACTAGCACCTTTGATGAGAGAAGCACGCTTGCGCCAGTAAAACGCAAGGTGCGTGCGATTGTTGCGTTTAGTCAGATAGTTTTACTAATTACGGGCAACCAgggccacccgggggcgggGCAGCTGCAAACATGGATGTTCCTGCAGAGGAATGGATCGAGCGGGCGACCGAGAACATGAAAAAGTTTCTCAACCGTGGCGGTGCGTGCCGCGGTGATGAACCGCAAATGCTGATCGGTGCGCCACTGCAAAACACGCTCGGTTATGCGCTCAATCTGGCCATGAAAGATCCGAACACGTGGACGGACGAGGAACTGCAGCTGGAGTACATGGAGGAGCTGTGCTTCTACGATGCCGAGTCCCGCAAGACGATCGACAAGCTGACGCAGCAGATGTACGGTCAGGGCAGCGTGGTGGCGAAGGAACCCTGCCACCTGACGATCCTGCCGATCGAACTATACGCCGAGGGCAAGCTGTACGAGGTGGCACTGTTTCGGTATCAATTTGGGGATCTGCAATCGACCGAGCCCAAGTTCGTCGATTCGTACGGCCGGGTTTACGAGAGCTTCCGCGATTTTCTGCGCAACAACAAGTTCCCGTCGGCGGAAATGATGTACCCGTTGGAGGGCCGTTTGGTGGCCGGCGAGAAGAAAACCGCCCTGTACGGTATCTGCCAAACGCCCGCCTGGAAAGCGTACTACTTGAAGGCCCTCGATATTGCGACGGGCATTATTGGTGCGTACCGCGGGAACGGACTTTCCCAATGGTTCGTGGTGATTTAGCtaattttcttccttcgccaGGTGTTGCCGGAGCCACGGGTGCGATCTTTCTGTCGGGTGGACTCGCAACACCATTCGTAGCGGCCAGCATCGGATCGGCACTGTACGCGACGGGCCGTTCGATCGATGTGCTGCGCGATAAGAGCGCCCACCAGGAATCGTTGAACCCATTCCTTGACTCGGAATCGCGCACGGCCTGGCTGAGCCTGACGGCGCACGTGCTCACGTTCGGTACGATGCCACACATTTCCGCCCTGTCGGGGGTCGCCTCCACCAGCCACAGTATTGCGACCGGATTCAAGGTGTGCAACTTTATCAACGAAACCGGCAACATTATCAGCGATCTCGTGATCTGCGATACGCTGTCGGCGATGCATTCCAACTTTTACAACGCATCGATCGAAACGCGGTTGGCGCACGCCGCCTCCATCTGCTTCTGGACGAAAACGATCATCAGCATACGGCAGGCGgagctgatgatgaagaacaACGCGATCGTGGCGCTGAAACTGTTCGGCTTCGAAGACCACTTCAGCGAGTACTTTAACAATGATTCGCGCGCGATCGATATCGGTCTGCGAATCGTGAAACATTCGCTCGCGAACAACGAGCTGATCGCGTCCGACCCCGACGATCCCGGTGCGATACGGATCGATGGGTTGCGGTTCACCATCCGGTCGCTGTTGGCACTCGATCCGCCGGAAGTGGAGCGGTTGTTCGACTTTCTCCACGGGCTGTGTACGCCGGCCGACCGCCAGCTGTTCGAGGAGGTTCGCGATCTGGTCATCGACGGCGAGAACGGTGCGGATGGGCGGCTAGCTGCGCTGGTACGCCTGTTGGATGACGAAGCCGAGCGGGAAGGCCTCTCGGCCGCTACGCTCATGCAGATGCTGCTCCAAACATACTCCTTCGTGAGGGAATGTGAAAAATCGTTGAACAACAAGTCCcccgcggcggccaccacgtTCAAACTATCCCCAACCGAAGGGCTTTGTGTGGGGCGCGGCCTCTGGATGGGCGTTACGGTGGCGTACATGGTGTTTGCGTTGAAACGACCCTTTCCGCCCAGCAGCGATCGGACGGCGGAAGCAGCGGATGATGATTTCGGTATTTCCGAGTGCGACCGACAGCGTGATCGCTTGGTGCGCGTCGTACTCGATCTGTCCGCCAACCAGTGCACGCAACTAACGAAAGCCATTCGCTGCAATCCGGACATTCTGTCTATGCTTAAACAAGGCGCAGCTGAACGCAGCGGAGCAGAATCGGACGATCCGGGGGATGCAACCGGTACGCAACAACTTCTGTTCGATCGGCTAAAGCAGGAAATTTTAGCGGCTTGTGAAGGAAAGTGATCCGAAAGCAGTACGTGATCAAGTGATGAGCAAGAAACAACCAAATAAGATACagattaacaaacaaacacacacatatcATGAGTGAAAATTATTAGTGAAAGTTGTTAAAGGTAAAGGCTAAGCAGAGATTTTCTAAACATCGTTAGAATTGAGTGATcaacaaagagagagagagagggtatAGGCAAATCTAAATCAATCATGTCCGCTTTTGTAGACCGTAAAAAGTAGAACCAGAGGATGGTCGGTAGTGCAGAAATGGATCAACTACAAAACATTAGCAATAACAACCACGCAGAACTGCGACCCTATGAACCGTAACTAAAACATATCATCTTTACTAGCCTCCAGTAGAGCGAGCAGTAGAAACATACATATACATTCGAGTTTAAAAATAACGACAAACCGAGACCATACATTATACTTAACCCGCTGTTGTGCTACGAAGCTTACTAGGAACTCTACTATTGTGACCGAACACGCACACCGATACatggcacacaacacacaaccaaCCCTTAATCGAAACACGGTGCTTCCGTCGACCTTTCTAGTCTTTTCTGGGCTCTTCACAGAAGTACCTTTTACTCCATTTACGTTTTTGTGGCCCTTTGGAAACGAATACCTGATCTTTGTAACGAAGCAGCAGTAccttcttgtgtgtgtgtgtgtgtgtgtacagaCACTTGATGGATCTTTATTTTGTATTCTTTTGAAACTTTCCCTgcttttcgaaacaaacacgaaacacacaaTTTATACGCCATACAAGTGAACAAACAGTACACAAAATGAATCAAACTCTTACAAAATTTGATATACAATTTGAAATGATAGATTGGAAGAATTTAAGAACAAATTATAGCGTAGAATGCAATATTTATACAGCAACGGAGATCGTTCGAGTGAGTCTAGTACTGGCAAAATAAGTGTACCGAACTAGAAACTGCAAGCTTTGTAGATTTTTATAACAGCGTTAGAGTAAAGCGTTGTTGGTGTGAGCGTGCGTAGtaaaaactaacaaaacaaaaacgaaactaGCAAAGACtaacaacagaaaacaaaacacccatTTAAAAAACACTAACAACACGATACAAACACCAAAACCAATGTTTCGTGCGCTAGAGTGGAGCGTACACGGAGAGCTGTGCAGATAAATACGGCCAAGCCGTCAGTTATTCAACAATAAAGCAAACAATTAGTAGTATTAGACAAAATGGTCTCCAATGGCCAACATAGCAAAGTTATCGGTGTAGAAAGTTCTAAGCGGAAGACGAGGTAGCAAACCATATCGTATGATAACCGACACAAACGGGTTGCAGACGGGGCCCAGAAAGCTTTCCCAACTTCCTAATACCAATGCGGCCACTACCGCTACACACGAGGTAGAGCTGCAAGCTTGCAAATACACCGATTAAACCCAGGGTCGGACCACGGAACCAAAGTTGTATCATTTAGTACTACAAGGCAACGCAACCGATGACTCCATTAGTTTTGCAATGACTAATGATTGCGAATGATCTTCGCTACATTCCAACGCCGCTTCAAAACCCGCGGTCCGGTGTAAACACCTAGAAAGCGTAACAATAAACCAAACCCATTTTACGTGCAACACTTTCCGTAGTACTAGTTAGCGAATTACaacgaatttatttattatctcGATCCATGCTTATCGTGAAACGCCCGAGAGTACGATACGCCTTCAATCCGCTTCCCGTTGCGATCATTCTGCCGGTAATTACTTTATATTtttagcataaatttaaaaacaaatcaccaaATGCGACCACGGCATCGTGCATTCGGTTTTAACcaaccacagacacacaccccGGTGTCTGTAGGCCATGGGAAACGTTACTCCTTGATCTCGGCAAACTACTCGTACAGTTAACGTAAAAGACAGGGGCACGCGAAGTACGATGCGCCTAAATAATAGAATGTATGTTTGTTGCGGGGCCGCCATGGAGCTTTTCTACGGAAGCTGCGAGTAGCGCGGTGGCGTACGCCAGATCGCACTGGAGTTTCGTTTCAGCTTGTGCGCATCAATCTCGGGGAACAGTATCCGCAGATCGGGCGTCGTCGGTCGCACGGAGAACAGCCTATCGACCACTTTCGGTTCCACCATCGACTGGACCGAGAGGGCCTTCCGGTAGTCTTcagctgcaaaaaaaaagcatggAAAGCACGTGTGTGAGAATTGGCCTCGTCCTCATCGACTCTGTGCTTCTTTGGGTCTTACTTTTCTGGCACCAGCTGGGCACTGGTGGACGTTTGCTCTTCTTGGTCGCATCAGTCGGCTCGTCTTCATCCGTCGAATCGTCCGTTTCGATCATTTCGAACGTAAACATCTTGATGCGTCCGGCTCCTCCGGtggctttctttttcgctgcggccgcggccgccgtcgctgccagctgctgctgctgtagcaTGTagctttgctgctgctgttgccgtaGCTTCTGCTGGTACATCTGCTTCTGCAGCTTCATCTCGTGGTTTTCCTTCATCTGGCTCTGCTTCACCGCCTCCAGGAGCTCGCGGTCAATGCTAGAGCGGAAAGGGATGGCGGTAAATTGAGACCCGATCGTCTACCGATCACTCACTCGATCGTCCACTTACCGTTGCTGCTCGAGCTGCTTGGCCAGCTCGTCGCGTTTCTGATCGGCCAGCGCTCGTTGTTCCTCCAGCAGGCGGCGCTTTTCAAATTCCTCCAGCTTGCGGGCCTTCTTCGCGGCCTCACTGCGGATCTTTTCCTGCTTTTCCTGCAGCAATTTGCGATGCTTTTCCTCCTTTTCGCGCAGTAGCCGTTCGGCGTGCTCGCGTTTCTCGCGTTCCATCGCTTCACGCTGCTGGGTGGCGACTCGCTGCTTCTCTTCgcgctttttcttcttctcgtccAGCAGCGACGAGGTGGAGGAGGCCGCAGACAGTGTTCCGTTGGTCGCGCGGTCCCAGCTTGGTTCGCGGGAAAGGCTGTGGCTGCCCCCGGCGCCACCGGTCGTCGGCTGTTGCAGTGCTTTGCGCTGCATTTGGGACATCTTCGAGGCGGACGCTGCCTTCACGATCGGGACCGCGGACGGAATGGGCGTCGAAACGGTTCCGCTTCCCAGAGGTTTGGCGTGTGCCGAACGGATCGTACCGTACACTTCTGCCGGGATGCCCGTCAGTGACGGTGTGCTGATCGTTTTCTGCACCCGGCCCATCGTCTGTGCCTGCGGAGTGCCGCTTGCCTTCGCGTACACACACTTCTCAAACGCTTCGATGCGGCTCTTGATGGGACTCTGAATACAGGGATTAAACAGTTCCTTCTGCTTCTGCGAAATAGCATTGCTGCTGGCGGATTTCTTCAGCACAGCTGCGGCGGAAggtttcttcgattttccgaCCGGTGCCACTTCCCGAGTCTTCGGAGTGGGTTGCTTCACCGGCACTGCGGGAGCCGCTTGAATGGGCGAGTTTTCGACCACCGAATCATCCTCCGTCATGATACTGGCATTGGCTTTGGCGCTGCCCCCGGACTTGGTCCCGGCACGAGCCGCCCTGGCGGAATGTGAAGCGTTCTTCTCGACCACGAACGTTCCGTCGGCCACACCCGGTCGTTCGTCTTGGGCGGAAATGCAAAACGTGTCGGAACAGAGTCCGCTACCGGCACCATTCGCAGCCTCCGGTGAGCCACCGACTGTGGGCAAGTTCACCGTAAAGGTGCTGTTCTCTACGGCAAACGTTCCATTGTGATCGGGCGTCACCCGTTGTGGCGGTGtatcggccaccggcatccTCTCCAGCACAACTCTCAACGGCAGCATGCTGGGCGCTGCACATGCTTGAGAGTTGTCCCCCACAGCGTCCTCGTATTCGGACTTATCAGATACCCTCGGCGGTTCCTTGTTTGATGCTGTGGCTGTTACTGGCTTTGGTGCCTCAATTTCTGGTTCGACTATGGacagtttttcggtttttacGCGAATCGGCTCAAGCGTAACCGTTGGATCGTTCGGGACGCTTATGGCATTCTTCTTCGGCGCTGTCCCTCGTGGGCGACCCCGGCGAGGGGCTGCCGTATCGTTCTTGCTGGTCGTGCTGGAGGTATCGGTACCAGAGAGAGATGATTCGGCCGAAGAAACGGCGGAGCTGGATCCGGAGACATCCTTGGGTTCCTTCTCAACCGTCACGAtcgcttttttcttcgttcgtgTCTTCGGCACAGgcactttcggtggtggcATCTTTGGCGGTGGCATTTCTTCGTCGGAAACGAGTTCAACCTTCGGAATAGGTTGCGGAATAACTAATAACGATGCATCACGTTGCGCCGATACACGGGCGGTTTCTTGCTTGGCCACAGCCGGCTTTGGAGCCGATTCGTTCGTGCTGGCAAATCCTTCGTCCCCATTCGAGATGCGGTTCGCTTGGTTGGCATCATTCTCGACTTCCATATCGGTGAACTGGTGCTGACCGGGGCTTTGTTCCGTGTCGCGCGACACCGGGGCCATCGAATTGTTTGCCACAGTGGAAGGGCGTTCGaccttcaccaccaccccgttAGTGTTTCGAAGCTTTTCGTTCAGACTCGGTTCTTTCAGCCTTTCCTGTGCCTTCAGCCGGGCGGTTCGCGATGGGCGCACTGCTTTCTCGACCACATCACCGCGTGCAGCCGGCGGTGGCATTAGCGAGGCCTCACC
Coding sequences within it:
- the LOC128278442 gene encoding inner centromere protein, translating into MEELLEMFNSFIGEALEREALLRTEFKEFEGKINECVLQANERGTPVQNKKRPKRQPSISESDESRDESRVVGAAGRSSARPLHIEEEPGMGEASLMPPPAARGDVVEKAVRPSRTARLKAQERLKEPSLNEKLRNTNGVVVKVERPSTVANNSMAPVSRDTEQSPGQHQFTDMEVENDANQANRISNGDEGFASTNESAPKPAVAKQETARVSAQRDASLLVIPQPIPKVELVSDEEMPPPKMPPPKVPVPKTRTKKKAIVTVEKEPKDVSGSSSAVSSAESSLSGTDTSSTTSKNDTAAPRRGRPRGTAPKKNAISVPNDPTVTLEPIRVKTEKLSIVEPEIEAPKPVTATASNKEPPRVSDKSEYEDAVGDNSQACAAPSMLPLRVVLERMPVADTPPQRVTPDHNGTFAVENSTFTVNLPTVGGSPEAANGAGSGLCSDTFCISAQDERPGVADGTFVVEKNASHSARAARAGTKSGGSAKANASIMTEDDSVVENSPIQAAPAVPVKQPTPKTREVAPVGKSKKPSAAAVLKKSASSNAISQKQKELFNPCIQSPIKSRIEAFEKCVYAKASGTPQAQTMGRVQKTISTPSLTGIPAEVYGTIRSAHAKPLGSGTVSTPIPSAVPIVKAASASKMSQMQRKALQQPTTGGAGGSHSLSREPSWDRATNGTLSAASSTSSLLDEKKKKREEKQRVATQQREAMEREKREHAERLLREKEEKHRKLLQEKQEKIRSEAAKKARKLEEFEKRRLLEEQRALADQKRDELAKQLEQQRIDRELLEAVKQSQMKENHEMKLQKQMYQQKLRQQQQQSYMLQQQQLAATAAAAAAKKKATGGAGRIKMFTFEMIETDDSTDEDEPTDATKKSKRPPVPSWCQKTEDYRKALSVQSMVEPKVVDRLFSVRPTTPDLRILFPEIDAHKLKRNSSAIWRTPPRYSQLP
- the LOC128268606 gene encoding uncharacterized protein LOC128268606, which encodes MDVPAEEWIERATENMKKFLNRGGACRGDEPQMLIGAPLQNTLGYALNLAMKDPNTWTDEELQLEYMEELCFYDAESRKTIDKLTQQMYGQGSVVAKEPCHLTILPIELYAEGKLYEVALFRYQFGDLQSTEPKFVDSYGRVYESFRDFLRNNKFPSAEMMYPLEGRLVAGEKKTALYGICQTPAWKAYYLKALDIATGIIGVAGATGAIFLSGGLATPFVAASIGSALYATGRSIDVLRDKSAHQESLNPFLDSESRTAWLSLTAHVLTFGTMPHISALSGVASTSHSIATGFKVCNFINETGNIISDLVICDTLSAMHSNFYNASIETRLAHAASICFWTKTIISIRQAELMMKNNAIVALKLFGFEDHFSEYFNNDSRAIDIGLRIVKHSLANNELIASDPDDPGAIRIDGLRFTIRSLLALDPPEVERLFDFLHGLCTPADRQLFEEVRDLVIDGENGADGRLAALVRLLDDEAEREGLSAATLMQMLLQTYSFVRECEKSLNNKSPAAATTFKLSPTEGLCVGRGLWMGVTVAYMVFALKRPFPPSSDRTAEAADDDFGISECDRQRDRLVRVVLDLSANQCTQLTKAIRCNPDILSMLKQGAAERSGAESDDPGDATGTQQLLFDRLKQEILAACEGK